A part of Syngnathus acus chromosome 20, fSynAcu1.2, whole genome shotgun sequence genomic DNA contains:
- the bhlhe22 gene encoding class E basic helix-loop-helix protein 22 — MDRRLNLSGDIFHKTLSAVSSKKMHDPYRGGAELPTRERQSSPGMGCFERGDADPMQPGGLAGVRAAALGLPTGSLCVKYGENASAAAAAAESSGGEQSLDDDSDGRSCSDMLLLADRKGKPEGGKKSKEQKMLRLNINARERRRMHDLNDALDELRGVIPYAHSPSVRKLSKIATLLLAKNYILMQAQALEEMRRLVAYLNQGQAISAAAIPGTTALAAPPGLGTYEPPPPPPPGYPAFPSTAAGLAAAAAAAATSSCPNKCALFNTAASSLCKQCTDKP; from the coding sequence ATGGACCGGAGGCTCAACTTGAGCGGCGACATCTTCCACAAAACTCTGAGCGCCGTGTCGAGCAAGAAGATGCACGATCCGTACCGGGGTGGCGCGGAGCTGCCGACCCGCGAGCGCCAATCGTCGCCGGGCATGGGCTGCTTCGAACGTGGCGACGCGGACCCCATGCAGCCGGGAGGACTGGCCGGGGTGCGGGCGGCGGCTCTGGGTTTGCCCACCGGCTCGCTGTGCGTCAAGTACGGCGAGAACGCGTCCGCGGCCGCAGCGGCGGCGGAGAGCAGCGGGGGCGAGCAGAGTCTGGACGACGACAGCGACGGCCGCTCATGCAGCGACATGCTGTTGCTGGCCGACCGCAAGGGTAAACCAGAGGGCGGCAAGAAGAGCAAAGAGCAGAAGATGTTGCGGCTCAACATCAACGCCCGCGAGCGGAGGCGCATGCACGACCTGAACGACGCGCTGGACGAGCTCCGCGGCGTCATCCCTTACGCGCACAGCCCGTCCGTGCGTAAACTCTCCAAGATCGCCACTCTGCTACTGGCCAAGAACTACATCCTCATGCAGGCGCAGGCGCTGGAGGAGATGCGCCGGCTGGTGGCCTACCTCAACCAGGGCCAGGCCATCTCCGCGGCGGCCATCCCGGGCACGACCGCGTTGGCAGCGCCGCCCGGCCTTGGCACCTACGAGCCGCCGCCTCCGCCGCCACCCGGCTACCCCGCCTTCCCCTCCACTGCAGCCGGGTTGGCCGCCGCGGCAGCTGCCGCAGCTACGTCCTCCTGCCCCAACAAGTGCGCCCTTTTCAACACGGCCGCGTCCAGTCTGTGCAAACAGTGCACTGACAAGCCTTAA